The Myxocyprinus asiaticus isolate MX2 ecotype Aquarium Trade chromosome 36, UBuf_Myxa_2, whole genome shotgun sequence genome segment CCATTCTGACAGGTAAATAGCCTTCAGTATGAAACTATTCATCTATATATGCATGACTTATCGATGTCATTACAGGCTGTATACATCATATATGAAACGTGCAGATAATTAACGTTCTTTTTCCTCTTTTGACTACAGGTGATGTTTTCATCCTGGTCTTCAGTTTGGACAACCGCGAGTCCTTTAACGAGGTGCAACGGCTGAAACAGCAGATCTTCGAGACCAAGTCCTGTCTTAAAAACAAGACCAAGGAGAACGTGGACGTCCCGCTGGTCATCTGCGGAAACAAGGGCGACCGCGAGTTCTACCGCGAAGTTCAGCGCGAGGAGATCGAGCAGCTGATCGCTGGAGACGAGCAGTGCGCGTACTTCGAGATCTCCGCCAAGAGGAACACTAACGTCGACCTGATGTTTCAAAGACTCTTCACCTTAGCCAAACTACCCAACGAGATGAGCCCGGACCTGCACCGCAAAGTTTCCGTGCAGTACTGTGACATTCTTCACAAAAAGTCTCTCAAAAACAAGAAGGTGAAGGACGGCGACGCGTATGGCATCGTTGCGCCTTTTGCGCGCCGCCCCAGCGTGCACAGTGACTTGATGTACATCAAAGAGAAGGCGATAGGAGGCGGTCAGGCAAAGGACAAAGAAAGATGCATCATTAGCTAAATCCGACCTGCTGAAACTACTGGTGTGGTCACAATGAGATGAAGCCGTTGGGCTGCAGTCTTGACAGAGGTGCGCACGGTTATTGTACCTATTGCCATTGCCGTTGCCGTGCGGTGACTCCGCGTCGAAGGTCAAAGTCACCGGCTTGAGCTCTCACCTCGCAACGTGGAAGCGCATGTTCTGCTCGCGAGATCCTCTGTACAGAATATTGACTTTGTTCTGTTCGGTCAGAGCGCTCCGTGACGTGGCTTAAAATTATTGTGAGGCTCTTTTTAACTCCATGATTACAAAATGTGCTTTGTTAAAACACTTGCCTTTTTTGAGTGCCGAAAGGAGATGTCGAAAGTGGAGCTGAGTTGCAATgtcacttgtttacatttatttgtttcgATTTTAAAGAATCGAACTTGAATGTTTTCTTGCAATTTGAACAATTTTTCTATTGTGAATGTATATTTATTCTCCTGTCACTGTTGAACTCATAGAAaacagacaaataaaataaaataaaaaaattgtcaagaATATCAACGTTTCCTCTTGTTATTTTTCAGAGGCAGATCTGCATGTCACGGCAGTATAACAAAAGTGCTCGTGCAAGGCACTTCAACATTAGCCTTCACACCTCACAATAGTAATTAGTCTACTGACGGTACACTACAAAAACGCATCACACGATTTCCATATCTGAGTATGGcctaatctttaataaaatacttgAAGTTTTATTCATGTAATTTCATTAAACATTGAACAAATcaatttaattgcatttatttatgaaattgaaatgcgtaaatctttcaAACAGGCTAacatattttgtttgtgtgtatcaCAGGCCTCATCTTAAGTAGaacaaatgaaaattcatcattttaaATGGCACAATTATCTGAACTTATCTTTTCTAGAATGTCCAACTGTCTTTTATGATGTACACAACTGACTAACCAAAAATGGATTGTCATTTGATTTATCTAAAGCAGCTTGGAGTAATGCCCCTAAGATTGTTTCAAGTCACATGAGCACATAACAatatgggtcaatgacatgacgcaatttttttttgtccatatctattacattattaaaaatacattaaaatgcgattcccacaaaaaattactttaatgcACTTCTTCCAtggtgaacatgttttcaattactatgtttaaagtcattttgatatttttttctggtgcTTACAGTAAAAATTGTCTAGTGGTGTAACTATCcccagagagagaaaacaaacagTTTCATTAAaagatttatttcattaaaaaagctgACATGTTACAGAATAAccttttattattataactttaaaataaacaataaaattgttttaaaatatgattaatatttgcaATTatgtgtccaccaaatcaaagtcatgacATGTGGGTAGCCATTCTGTgttaatatgtgtatatatatatatgtgtgtgtgtgtgtgtgtgtgtgtgtgtgtgtgtgtgtgtgtgtgtatatatatatatatatatatatatatatatatagtagcagcgtgtgctggcaatgacaggcagatgaagacgatgatgatgtgaaggacccaagtgcagtttattcataaacgtgaaaaccaaaaaccgtgaacatgaacataaacatggacttgacttgacttgacttgacttgacaaccaacgatacattaacaatacctga includes the following:
- the LOC127426635 gene encoding dexamethasone-induced Ras-related protein 1-like — protein: MIKKMIPSENEFDIPAKNCYRMVILGSTKVGKTAIVSRFLNGRFEEQYTPTIEDFHRKLYSIKGDVYQLDILDTSGNHPFPAMRRLSILTGDVFILVFSLDNRESFNEVQRLKQQIFETKSCLKNKTKENVDVPLVICGNKGDREFYREVQREEIEQLIAGDEQCAYFEISAKRNTNVDLMFQRLFTLAKLPNEMSPDLHRKVSVQYCDILHKKSLKNKKVKDGDAYGIVAPFARRPSVHSDLMYIKEKAIGGGQAKDKERCIIS